A region from the Streptomyces lydicus genome encodes:
- a CDS encoding methyltransferase domain-containing protein — translation MSTALPPTARTDRCDTVTWGADPYADALRRGRGPLFLRRSDGWLLPLEVERWCAGADAADLSALHRCEGAVLDIGCGPGRLVAALAAQGRRALGIDVSAAAVARTAAAGGSALHRSVFDSLPEEGSWGTALLLDGNIGIGGDPYALLTRTAELVGRPGLLIVETTAADLDEQVQVRVERGDLPGPGERPTPGEPFPWARVGAPALLRYADAAGWAPVEQWTVTDRAGQRPDAERCFVSLRRRGAPRSRR, via the coding sequence ATGAGCACCGCCCTGCCGCCCACGGCACGGACCGACCGGTGCGACACCGTCACCTGGGGCGCCGACCCGTACGCCGATGCGCTGCGCCGCGGCCGCGGCCCGCTCTTCCTGCGGCGCAGCGACGGCTGGCTGCTGCCGCTGGAGGTCGAGCGCTGGTGCGCCGGGGCGGACGCCGCCGATCTGTCGGCGCTGCACCGCTGTGAGGGCGCCGTCCTCGACATCGGCTGCGGCCCCGGCCGGCTGGTCGCCGCGCTCGCCGCCCAGGGCAGGCGGGCGCTCGGTATCGACGTCAGCGCGGCCGCGGTGGCCCGCACCGCGGCGGCCGGCGGCTCCGCGCTGCACCGCTCGGTCTTCGACTCCCTTCCGGAGGAGGGGAGTTGGGGCACCGCCCTGCTCCTCGACGGCAACATCGGCATCGGCGGTGACCCGTACGCCCTGCTCACCCGCACCGCGGAACTGGTCGGCCGGCCCGGTCTGCTGATCGTGGAGACCACCGCGGCGGACCTCGACGAGCAGGTCCAGGTCCGGGTGGAGCGGGGAGACCTCCCGGGCCCGGGGGAGCGGCCCACGCCGGGCGAGCCGTTCCCCTGGGCCCGGGTCGGTGCCCCCGCGCTGCTGCGCTACGCGGACGCCGCCGGCTGGGCCCCCGTCGAGCAGTGGACCGTCACGGACCGGGCCGGTCAGCGGCCGGACGCCGAACGCTGCTTCGTCTCACTGCGCCGCCGCGGCGCCCCGCGCAGCCGCCGCTGA
- a CDS encoding TIGR04282 family arsenosugar biosynthesis glycosyltransferase, whose amino-acid sequence MTAPAHRPERPERSERPERPERPGPTALLVIAKEPVPGRVKTRLTPPFTPDEAAELAEAALYDTLRAVRATPARRRVVVLDGRPGDWLPDGFEVRQQGSGGLDERLAAAFAGSTGPTLLIGMDTPQVTPRLLAPALDFDAWDDCDAWFGAAEDGGFWALGLAVPDPRLLRGVPMSTSRTGAAQRARLTGAGLRVRDLPPLRDVDTAGDAERVAAAAPAGRFAATLARLTPVTGR is encoded by the coding sequence ATGACCGCACCCGCCCACCGTCCCGAGCGTCCGGAGCGATCTGAACGACCTGAACGACCTGAACGACCCGGGCCGACGGCGCTCCTGGTCATCGCCAAGGAACCGGTGCCCGGCCGGGTCAAGACCCGCCTCACCCCGCCCTTCACCCCCGACGAGGCCGCCGAGCTGGCCGAGGCCGCGCTGTACGACACCCTCCGGGCCGTACGCGCCACACCCGCCCGGCGGCGGGTGGTCGTCCTCGACGGCCGCCCGGGGGACTGGCTGCCGGACGGCTTCGAGGTCCGGCAGCAGGGGTCCGGCGGCCTCGACGAACGGCTCGCCGCGGCCTTCGCCGGCAGCACGGGTCCGACCCTGCTCATCGGCATGGACACCCCGCAGGTCACCCCGCGACTCCTCGCCCCCGCACTGGACTTCGACGCCTGGGACGACTGCGACGCCTGGTTCGGCGCGGCCGAGGACGGCGGATTCTGGGCGCTCGGCCTGGCCGTCCCCGACCCCCGGCTGCTGCGCGGCGTCCCGATGTCCACCAGCCGCACCGGCGCCGCCCAGCGCGCGCGGCTGACCGGCGCCGGGCTCCGGGTGCGGGACCTGCCGCCGTTGCGGGACGTCGACACCGCCGGCGACGCGGAGCGGGTCGCGGCCGCGGCCCCCGCCGGACGGTTCGCCGCCACCCTCGCCCGCTTGACCCCCGTCACCGGCCGATGA
- a CDS encoding glycosyltransferase family 2 protein translates to MTHSPPPTLRTASVDVVLPCLDEAAALPWVLARIPAGWRAIVVDNGSTDGSADIARGLGATVVHEPRRGFGAACHAGLLAADADIVCFCDCDASLDPALLTPFVRAVREGASDLVLGRRRPQGRGAWPPHARLGNFALAHMLRRRTGLRLHDLGPLRAARRTELLGLGLTDRRSGYPLQMVVRAADAGWRVDERDVPYRPRTGRSKVTGTWRGTWHAVRDMRTVLHQPPLPSRTEETAR, encoded by the coding sequence GTGACCCACTCCCCTCCTCCCACCCTCCGCACCGCCTCGGTGGACGTCGTCCTGCCCTGTCTCGACGAGGCCGCCGCGCTGCCCTGGGTGCTGGCCCGGATCCCGGCCGGCTGGCGGGCGATCGTCGTGGACAACGGCTCCACCGACGGCTCGGCCGATATCGCCCGCGGTCTGGGCGCCACCGTGGTGCACGAACCGCGCCGCGGGTTCGGCGCCGCCTGCCATGCCGGACTGCTGGCCGCCGACGCCGACATCGTCTGCTTCTGCGACTGCGACGCCTCCCTCGACCCGGCGCTGCTCACCCCGTTCGTCCGCGCGGTCCGCGAGGGTGCGAGCGACCTGGTGCTGGGCCGCCGCCGCCCACAAGGACGCGGCGCCTGGCCGCCGCACGCCCGGCTCGGCAACTTCGCCCTCGCCCATATGCTGCGCCGCCGTACCGGACTGCGGCTGCACGACCTCGGCCCGCTGCGCGCCGCCCGGCGTACCGAACTGCTCGGCCTCGGTCTCACCGACCGCCGCAGCGGCTACCCCCTGCAGATGGTCGTCCGGGCCGCCGACGCGGGCTGGCGGGTCGACGAACGCGACGTGCCCTACCGGCCGCGCACCGGCCGTTCCAAGGTCACCGGCACCTGGCGCGGCACCTGGCACGCGGTGCGCGATATGCGCACCGTCCTGCACCAGCCCCCGCTCCCGTCCCGTACCGAGGAGACCGCCCGATGA
- a CDS encoding NAD-dependent epimerase/dehydratase family protein, giving the protein MRVLVTGGAGFIGSQVVEALVARGHEPVVFDALLPSAHPGPPPPRPGARRIVADVRDRAAVDEALRGVRAVCHQAAMVGLGKDFADAPDYVGCNDLGTAVLLAAMAGAGVRELVLAGSMVVYGEGRYTCPVHGVVRPGPRAVAELDAGRFEPRCPQCGAALRPGLVGEDAPTDPRNVYAATKLAQEHLAASWARATGGRAVALRYHNVYGPGMPRDTPYAGVASFFRSALARGEAPTVYEDGGQRRDFVHVRDVATANVVALEALPDRAAGTLTAYNTGSGVPHTVGEMARTLAEACGGPAPVVTGEYRLGDVRHITASSQRIGDDLGWRAATGFTEGMREFAREGMRAAPTG; this is encoded by the coding sequence ATGCGTGTACTGGTCACCGGCGGCGCCGGATTCATCGGATCGCAGGTCGTCGAGGCGCTCGTGGCGCGCGGGCACGAGCCCGTCGTGTTCGATGCGCTGCTGCCCTCGGCACACCCCGGGCCCCCGCCGCCGCGCCCGGGAGCGCGGCGCATCGTCGCCGACGTACGCGACCGCGCGGCGGTCGACGAGGCCCTGCGGGGCGTGCGGGCGGTCTGCCACCAGGCGGCGATGGTGGGCCTGGGCAAGGACTTCGCGGACGCGCCGGACTACGTCGGCTGCAACGACCTGGGCACCGCGGTGCTGCTGGCCGCGATGGCCGGGGCCGGGGTGCGCGAACTCGTGCTCGCGGGGTCGATGGTGGTCTACGGGGAGGGCCGCTACACCTGTCCCGTCCACGGGGTGGTGCGGCCCGGTCCGCGGGCGGTGGCCGAGCTGGACGCCGGACGGTTCGAGCCACGCTGCCCGCAGTGCGGCGCCGCCCTGCGGCCGGGGCTGGTCGGCGAGGACGCGCCCACCGATCCGCGCAATGTCTACGCGGCCACCAAGCTCGCCCAGGAACACCTGGCCGCCTCCTGGGCCCGCGCCACCGGCGGCCGGGCCGTCGCGCTGCGCTACCACAACGTCTACGGGCCCGGGATGCCGCGGGACACCCCGTACGCGGGGGTGGCCTCCTTCTTCCGTTCGGCGCTGGCCCGCGGCGAGGCGCCGACGGTCTACGAGGACGGCGGCCAGCGGCGGGACTTCGTCCACGTACGGGACGTCGCCACGGCCAACGTGGTCGCCCTGGAGGCGCTGCCGGACCGGGCGGCGGGCACCCTGACCGCGTACAACACCGGCAGCGGAGTGCCGCACACCGTCGGCGAGATGGCGCGGACCCTGGCCGAGGCGTGCGGCGGACCGGCGCCCGTGGTGACGGGGGAGTACCGGCTCGGCGACGTACGGCACATCACCGCCTCCTCGCAGCGGATCGGCGACGACCTCGGCTGGCGGGCGGCGACCGGGTTCACGGAGGGCATGCGGGAGTTCGCCCGGGAGGGGATGCGGGCGGCGCCGACGGGGTGA
- a CDS encoding PP2C family protein-serine/threonine phosphatase: MAVVTTVDLTAGPGVGFLPLVSLGPAFAGLVGGWRRTAVVGLTAFVLCLGLGVYNGLFESRRGLTALLSVAGVTAAGVVAAVMRQRREAELASVRSIAEVAQRVLLRPVPRGAGPLRIAVSYTSAVAEARIGGDLYEVVTSPAGVRIIVGDVQGKGLEAVESAAVVLGAFREAAHDEPDLPAVGERVERALNRHLSGERFVTAVLAEIGDGPRATLLNFGHPAPLVVRPTGSVAFAAPPERALPLGLSLHGSVTPLPYEVPFTPGDQLLFYTDGVTEARDTAGRFYPLDERAALLKDPDPETALRAVREDLVEHAEGPLHDDAAMLLVRYRGAR; this comes from the coding sequence ATGGCCGTGGTCACCACGGTCGACCTCACCGCGGGCCCGGGGGTCGGGTTCCTGCCGCTGGTGTCGCTGGGGCCGGCGTTCGCCGGGCTGGTCGGCGGCTGGCGGCGGACCGCCGTGGTCGGGCTGACGGCGTTCGTGCTCTGCCTCGGTCTGGGCGTCTACAACGGCCTGTTCGAGAGCCGGCGCGGGCTGACCGCGCTGCTGTCGGTGGCCGGGGTGACCGCGGCCGGAGTGGTCGCCGCGGTGATGCGGCAGCGGCGCGAGGCGGAGCTGGCCAGCGTCCGCTCCATCGCCGAGGTCGCCCAGCGGGTCCTGCTGCGCCCGGTGCCGCGCGGCGCGGGCCCGCTGCGGATCGCGGTCTCCTACACCTCGGCGGTGGCCGAGGCCCGGATAGGCGGCGATCTGTACGAGGTGGTGACCTCGCCCGCCGGGGTGCGGATCATCGTCGGCGATGTGCAGGGCAAGGGGCTGGAGGCCGTGGAGAGCGCGGCGGTGGTGCTGGGTGCCTTCCGGGAGGCGGCCCACGACGAACCGGATCTGCCGGCCGTCGGCGAGCGGGTCGAGCGGGCGCTGAACCGCCATCTGTCCGGCGAACGGTTCGTCACGGCGGTGCTCGCCGAGATCGGTGACGGTCCGCGGGCCACCCTGCTGAACTTCGGTCACCCGGCGCCGCTGGTCGTCCGCCCCACCGGCTCGGTGGCCTTCGCCGCGCCGCCCGAGCGCGCTCTCCCGCTCGGCCTGAGCCTGCACGGCTCGGTGACGCCCCTCCCCTACGAGGTGCCGTTCACCCCCGGCGACCAGCTGCTCTTCTACACCGACGGCGTCACCGAGGCCCGCGACACGGCGGGCCGCTTCTACCCCCTCGACGAGCGCGCCGCGCTGCTGAAGGACCCCGACCCGGAGACCGCGCTGCGCGCCGTGCGCGAGGACCTGGTCGAGCATGCCGAGGGGCCGCTGCACGACGACGCGGCGATGCTGCTGGTCCGCTACCGCGGGGCCCGCTGA
- a CDS encoding YihY/virulence factor BrkB family protein has product MQPANEPTERPAGRLTKARALYRNVSKRRLAWLLLKDTVNSCMKYRVTGLAAEAAFWSLLSLPPLILGLLGVLGYTNAWIGHDTLDSVRRHILGAAGTVLSAKGVNEIARPLLNDVFTGRRPDVISLGFAIALWSGSRAMNVFVDTITIMYGLDGRRGIIKTRLLAFALYLAALVVGAVALPLMVAGPDTVVSWLPASEHIIRALYWPVVLLLSVAFLTTLYHASVPVRSPWPEDIPGAVVALGMWVLGSFLLRLYLTSTVEGPTIYGSLAAPVAVLLWIGVSAFAVLVGAAMNASLDRVWPSVATAAAREEVARRAAAKAEAAGRGAGPGAEEAGAADEQGSSADGGEHGGGEHGGDGGESGDHGEGRDRGDGGDPRPR; this is encoded by the coding sequence GTGCAGCCGGCAAACGAACCAACCGAGCGGCCCGCGGGCCGTCTGACCAAGGCCCGAGCCCTCTACCGCAACGTCTCCAAACGCCGGCTGGCCTGGCTCCTGCTCAAGGACACCGTCAACTCCTGCATGAAGTACCGGGTCACCGGCCTGGCCGCCGAGGCCGCCTTCTGGAGCCTGCTGTCGCTGCCGCCGCTGATCCTGGGCCTCCTGGGCGTGCTCGGCTACACGAACGCCTGGATCGGGCACGACACCCTCGACAGCGTCCGCCGGCACATCCTCGGCGCGGCCGGCACCGTCCTGTCCGCCAAGGGCGTGAACGAGATCGCCCGGCCGCTGCTCAACGACGTCTTCACCGGCCGCCGCCCGGACGTCATCTCCCTCGGCTTCGCCATCGCCCTGTGGTCCGGGTCCCGGGCGATGAACGTCTTCGTCGACACCATCACCATCATGTACGGGCTCGACGGCCGGCGCGGCATCATCAAGACCCGGCTGCTGGCGTTCGCGCTGTACCTCGCCGCGCTGGTCGTCGGCGCGGTCGCGCTGCCGCTGATGGTCGCCGGGCCCGACACCGTCGTGAGCTGGCTGCCGGCCAGCGAGCACATCATCCGGGCGCTGTACTGGCCGGTCGTCCTGCTGCTGTCGGTCGCCTTCCTGACCACGCTCTACCACGCGTCCGTACCGGTCCGTTCGCCCTGGCCGGAGGACATTCCCGGTGCGGTGGTCGCGCTCGGCATGTGGGTGCTCGGCAGCTTCCTGCTGCGGCTCTACCTCACCTCGACGGTCGAGGGGCCCACCATCTACGGCTCACTGGCCGCTCCGGTCGCCGTACTGCTGTGGATCGGGGTGTCCGCCTTCGCGGTGCTGGTCGGGGCCGCGATGAACGCCTCACTCGACCGGGTGTGGCCGTCGGTCGCCACGGCCGCGGCCCGCGAGGAGGTCGCCCGGCGGGCGGCTGCCAAGGCGGAGGCGGCGGGGAGAGGAGCGGGTCCGGGCGCCGAGGAGGCGGGTGCCGCTGACGAGCAAGGGTCGTCGGCGGACGGGGGTGAGCACGGCGGCGGTGAGCACGGCGGCGACGGCGGCGAGAGCGGTGACCACGGCGAGGGGCGTGACCGCGGTGACGGCGGTGACCCCCGGCCCCGCTGA
- a CDS encoding acyl-CoA dehydrogenase family protein codes for MAATTHTVTNQPPPLVGYDVFAGDAALTEGITRYVADARLDEVREELSTLGQAAGSAHARRWGEQANAHPPVLRTHDRYGHRIDEVEFHPAWHRLLGHAVTAGLTGAWSRPDGHVRRTAGFLVWTQAEAGHGCPVSMTHAAVPTLRAEPALAAEWEPLLTSRVYEHELRPVAEKGGALAGMAMTEKQGGSDLRALTTRAEPLAAAGEYVLTGHKWFCSAPMSDAFLVLARAPGGLTCFLLPRVLPDGSRNSFRIQRLKDKLGNRSNASAEVEFDGESWARRVGEEGRGVATLIEMVAATRLDCVSASAAVMRQAVAQAVHHATYREAFGDRLADKPLMRNVLADLALESEAATTLALRLAAAYDGGTEQERHFLRLAVPVAKYWVTKRCTPLVTEALECLGGNGYVEESGLPRLLREAPLNSIWEGAGNVQALDVLRALRREPEALNAFLTEVGAARGADHRLDRAITGMLTELADLEGIEARARRLAERMALVLQGSLLVRHAPPEVADAFCAGRLGGDAGTAFGTLPHTLDLAAVVARARPVADD; via the coding sequence ATGGCAGCCACCACTCACACGGTCACGAACCAGCCTCCGCCGCTGGTCGGATATGACGTCTTCGCCGGCGACGCGGCCCTGACCGAGGGCATCACCCGGTATGTCGCCGACGCCCGGCTCGACGAGGTACGCGAAGAACTCAGCACACTGGGACAGGCGGCCGGCTCCGCGCACGCCCGGCGCTGGGGCGAACAGGCCAACGCGCACCCGCCCGTCCTGCGCACCCATGACCGCTACGGCCACCGGATCGACGAGGTGGAGTTCCACCCGGCGTGGCACCGGCTGCTCGGCCATGCGGTCACGGCCGGCCTGACCGGCGCCTGGTCCCGCCCCGACGGCCATGTCCGCCGCACCGCCGGCTTCCTCGTGTGGACGCAGGCCGAGGCGGGGCACGGCTGCCCGGTGTCGATGACCCATGCGGCGGTGCCCACGCTGCGCGCCGAACCCGCGCTGGCGGCCGAGTGGGAACCGCTGCTGACCTCGCGGGTGTACGAGCACGAGCTGCGGCCGGTCGCCGAGAAGGGCGGCGCGCTGGCCGGGATGGCCATGACCGAGAAGCAGGGCGGCAGCGACCTGCGGGCCCTGACGACCCGCGCCGAGCCGCTGGCCGCAGCCGGCGAATACGTCCTGACCGGCCACAAGTGGTTCTGCTCGGCGCCGATGTCGGACGCCTTCCTGGTGCTGGCCCGCGCGCCGGGAGGGCTTACTTGCTTTCTGCTGCCGCGGGTGCTGCCGGACGGCAGCCGTAACTCCTTCCGCATCCAGCGGCTCAAGGACAAGCTCGGCAACCGCTCGAACGCCTCGGCTGAGGTCGAGTTCGACGGGGAGAGCTGGGCGCGCCGGGTCGGCGAGGAGGGACGCGGGGTGGCGACCCTCATCGAGATGGTCGCGGCGACCCGGCTGGACTGTGTCAGTGCCTCGGCGGCGGTGATGCGGCAGGCGGTGGCCCAGGCGGTGCACCACGCCACCTACCGGGAGGCCTTCGGGGACCGGCTGGCCGACAAGCCGCTGATGCGCAATGTGCTGGCCGATCTGGCACTGGAGTCGGAGGCGGCGACCACCCTGGCGCTGCGGCTGGCGGCGGCGTACGACGGCGGCACCGAGCAGGAACGGCACTTTCTGCGGCTGGCGGTGCCGGTGGCGAAGTACTGGGTGACCAAGCGCTGCACACCGCTGGTGACCGAGGCGCTGGAGTGCCTGGGCGGCAATGGTTACGTGGAGGAGTCGGGGCTGCCGCGGCTGCTGCGCGAGGCGCCGCTCAACTCGATCTGGGAGGGCGCCGGCAATGTCCAGGCGCTGGACGTCCTGCGGGCCCTGCGGCGCGAACCCGAGGCACTGAACGCGTTCCTGACCGAGGTCGGGGCGGCACGGGGCGCGGACCACCGGCTGGACCGTGCGATCACGGGGATGCTCACCGAACTCGCCGACCTGGAGGGCATCGAGGCCCGGGCCCGGCGGCTGGCGGAGCGGATGGCACTGGTCCTCCAGGGGTCGCTGCTGGTGCGCCATGCGCCGCCCGAGGTCGCGGACGCGTTCTGCGCCGGCCGGCTCGGCGGAGACGCGGGCACGGCCTTCGGGACGCTGCCGCACACACTGGATCTCGCGGCCGTGGTGGCGCGGGCCAGGCCGGTGGCCGACGACTGA
- a CDS encoding GAF domain-containing protein, whose translation MSDRAIDGAIWSDRDNRATAHRLATVREAVLAGESTPGRSSGSPRPVIGESWHRVRVSGVDPDRDRPQVPLSVAELEQRRQMSPLAGVLPMLGEGLLPAADAAQQIMVVTDAEGRVLWREGSAPVRRMADRLGFDKGADWTEDVVGTNAIGTALVAGRPVLVHSAEHFVRSHHQWTCAAAPLHDPRDGRLLGTVDLSGPAASFHPMTLSLVSAVARLAEGELRTRHHLSLERLRSSAAPVLARIGGRALAVDPSGWVVGVTGLTPPDRVALPKAPEAGPLWLPRYGRCALEPLPGGWLIRVGGRERDIGPSRVVLDVSGRDGSTVTVSGPAGSWSHELTPRHAELLFVLAAHPQGRSAAELARDLFGDDSRTVTVRAELSRLRRHLTSVLAHRPYRFADGVEVELLLPPRPDRLLPQSSAPAVATARLG comes from the coding sequence GTGAGCGACAGAGCGATCGACGGCGCCATCTGGTCGGACCGGGACAACCGCGCCACCGCACACCGTCTCGCCACGGTCCGCGAGGCGGTGCTCGCGGGCGAGAGCACGCCGGGCCGGAGTTCCGGGTCACCGCGCCCGGTGATCGGTGAATCCTGGCACCGGGTCCGGGTCTCGGGCGTCGACCCGGACCGGGACCGCCCCCAAGTCCCCCTGTCGGTAGCGGAGTTGGAGCAGCGCCGGCAGATGTCCCCGCTGGCGGGGGTACTGCCGATGCTCGGTGAGGGGCTGTTACCGGCCGCCGACGCCGCACAGCAGATCATGGTCGTCACCGACGCCGAGGGCCGGGTGCTGTGGCGCGAGGGCAGCGCGCCGGTCCGCCGGATGGCCGACCGACTGGGCTTCGACAAGGGCGCCGACTGGACAGAGGACGTCGTCGGCACCAACGCCATCGGCACGGCACTGGTGGCCGGCCGGCCGGTGCTCGTGCACTCCGCGGAGCACTTCGTCCGCAGCCACCACCAGTGGACATGCGCCGCGGCACCGCTCCACGACCCGCGCGACGGGCGCCTGCTGGGCACGGTGGACCTCAGCGGCCCGGCGGCCTCCTTCCACCCCATGACACTCTCACTGGTGTCCGCCGTCGCCCGGCTCGCCGAGGGCGAACTGCGCACCCGCCACCATCTGTCCCTGGAACGGCTGCGGTCGAGCGCGGCACCGGTGCTGGCGCGGATCGGCGGGCGGGCGCTGGCCGTCGACCCGAGCGGCTGGGTCGTGGGGGTGACGGGCCTGACGCCGCCGGACCGGGTGGCGCTGCCCAAGGCGCCCGAGGCCGGGCCGCTGTGGCTGCCGCGGTACGGCAGGTGTGCCCTGGAGCCGTTACCCGGCGGCTGGCTGATCCGGGTCGGGGGCCGGGAACGGGACATCGGGCCGAGCCGGGTGGTGCTGGACGTCAGCGGCCGGGACGGCTCGACGGTCACCGTCAGCGGACCGGCCGGCAGCTGGTCGCACGAGCTGACCCCGCGCCATGCCGAGCTGCTGTTCGTCCTCGCCGCGCATCCGCAGGGGCGCAGCGCCGCCGAACTCGCCCGGGACCTCTTCGGCGACGACAGCCGTACGGTCACGGTACGGGCCGAGCTGTCCCGGCTGCGCCGCCATCTCACGAGCGTGCTGGCGCACCGCCCGTACCGCTTCGCGGACGGGGTGGAGGTGGAGCTCCTGCTGCCGCCGCGGCCCGACCGTCTGCTGCCGCAGTCCTCGGCGCCCGCGGTGGCGACGGCGCGGCTGGGGTGA
- a CDS encoding class F sortase produces MSPTDPAEPAEAAEAPPGQPAAARRPRWGVLALAGLIGIGMVRQGVSGEADGPPQPGAGTALFPGDLPPEGPAPPPLPRSAPARVAIPSIEVSAPLMPLGLDKDGWIEGPPADAPRLAGWYAHAPTPGENGTAVIVGHVDTRGGPAVFYGLGALEKGRTIRVTREDGRTAVFEVYGIQVFDKRKFPARKVYGPTGRPELRVLTCGGAYEAGSGYAGNVVVFARMAEPG; encoded by the coding sequence ATGAGCCCGACGGACCCGGCGGAACCGGCGGAAGCGGCGGAAGCGCCCCCCGGGCAGCCGGCGGCCGCACGCCGGCCCAGGTGGGGCGTGCTGGCGCTGGCCGGGCTCATCGGCATCGGCATGGTGCGGCAGGGGGTGTCCGGTGAGGCCGACGGGCCGCCGCAGCCGGGGGCCGGCACCGCCCTCTTCCCCGGCGACCTCCCGCCCGAGGGCCCCGCGCCGCCGCCGCTGCCCCGTTCCGCCCCCGCCCGGGTGGCGATTCCGTCGATCGAGGTGTCGGCCCCGCTGATGCCGCTGGGCCTGGACAAGGACGGCTGGATCGAGGGCCCGCCGGCCGACGCCCCCCGGCTGGCGGGCTGGTACGCGCACGCACCGACCCCGGGCGAGAACGGCACCGCCGTCATCGTCGGACATGTCGACACCCGCGGCGGGCCCGCCGTCTTCTACGGGCTGGGCGCCCTGGAGAAGGGCCGGACGATCCGGGTCACCCGCGAGGACGGGCGGACCGCGGTCTTCGAGGTCTACGGCATCCAGGTCTTCGACAAGCGGAAGTTCCCCGCCCGGAAGGTCTACGGCCCCACCGGACGCCCCGAACTGCGCGTCCTGACCTGCGGCGGCGCCTACGAGGCGGGGTCCGGCTACGCGGGCAACGTGGTGGTCTTCGCCCGGATGGCAGAGCCGGGATGA
- a CDS encoding DUF7224 domain-containing protein, with amino-acid sequence MLWRTVARSSSATWLAPLLAAFVAVLLSDDLAASVTPGYWPSAVGAATFALPFVAPACAAAGAWEGARFTRGNVAGWAPARSGLAVALPLLVPVLALGALGMAVAVALTISTAHPRGGMPPVGMALVWLVVLAAHALAGFLLGKRLPLVVAVSLALVLSFVVTAYPAAVEPVWLRHMVTGGMTSCCSLGRAPDWQAAASAAVLACGVIAAAALALTATAVRLRRALIGAALVAGLTGSGFLAHGLPADPTVTRAAGQLRCAGDHPRVCLWPELSGRAGMVRLNAAEARRRLQQAGVALPDTLTMEEHPGKGEASIGSWPDPTPSEVRTGVGTSLLPPGPPACAQSGSPYPGDDAYGPTAAWLSLTAGAALDDIASHYGAKETAVAADVRHAGSDEQLAWFRHNSKALRDCTTHPAPVPAHRTRETTR; translated from the coding sequence GTGCTCTGGCGTACTGTCGCGCGCTCCTCCTCCGCCACCTGGCTGGCTCCGTTGCTGGCGGCCTTCGTCGCCGTGCTGCTGTCGGACGACCTCGCCGCGTCGGTGACCCCCGGCTACTGGCCCAGCGCCGTGGGCGCCGCCACCTTCGCGCTGCCCTTCGTGGCCCCGGCCTGTGCGGCCGCCGGCGCCTGGGAGGGCGCACGCTTCACCCGCGGCAACGTCGCCGGCTGGGCCCCGGCCCGGTCGGGGCTCGCCGTCGCCCTCCCGCTGTTGGTGCCCGTCCTCGCTCTGGGCGCCCTCGGCATGGCGGTGGCCGTAGCGCTGACGATCTCCACGGCGCATCCTCGGGGCGGTATGCCACCGGTCGGCATGGCCCTCGTATGGCTGGTCGTGCTCGCCGCCCATGCCCTGGCCGGCTTCCTGCTCGGCAAGCGCCTCCCGCTGGTCGTGGCGGTCTCCCTGGCCCTGGTGCTCAGCTTCGTGGTGACCGCCTACCCGGCCGCCGTGGAACCCGTCTGGCTGCGCCACATGGTCACCGGCGGCATGACCTCCTGCTGCTCCCTCGGCCGAGCACCGGACTGGCAGGCCGCGGCCAGTGCCGCCGTGCTGGCCTGCGGCGTCATCGCGGCCGCTGCCCTGGCGCTGACCGCGACTGCCGTGCGCCTGCGCAGGGCCCTGATCGGTGCGGCACTGGTGGCCGGCCTGACCGGCAGCGGATTCCTTGCCCACGGTCTGCCCGCCGATCCGACGGTCACCCGGGCGGCCGGGCAGCTGCGGTGCGCCGGTGACCATCCGAGGGTGTGCCTGTGGCCGGAGCTCTCCGGCCGCGCAGGGATGGTCCGCCTCAACGCCGCCGAGGCACGTCGGCGTCTGCAACAGGCCGGTGTCGCCCTACCGGACACCCTCACCATGGAAGAGCATCCGGGCAAGGGGGAGGCGTCCATCGGCTCCTGGCCCGATCCCACACCGTCCGAGGTACGCACGGGAGTGGGTACGAGCCTGCTGCCCCCCGGCCCGCCTGCCTGTGCGCAGTCGGGCAGCCCGTATCCCGGCGACGACGCCTACGGCCCCACCGCGGCATGGCTCTCGCTCACCGCGGGTGCCGCTCTCGACGACATCGCCAGCCACTACGGCGCGAAGGAAACCGCCGTCGCCGCGGACGTCCGTCACGCGGGCAGTGACGAGCAGCTGGCGTGGTTCCGGCACAACAGCAAGGCCCTGCGGGACTGCACCACCCACCCCGCGCCCGTCCCCGCCCACCGGACCAGGGAGACGACACGATGA